In the genome of Pelagibacterium nitratireducens, one region contains:
- a CDS encoding ABC transporter substrate-binding protein, whose amino-acid sequence MMSPHKISLAALAWVLAACLTSAPATAQEAASAEQVRIGYVDLEDSPRYDPFLANFLVPQRPWGRSMAGALLGIADGQQIGQVIGVEFGLREAHGSTVDELAATVGEWAQDGVHFIIADLPSEQLLALSEALRDQPVILLNVSAQQDELRGANCRVNIVHVIPSYRMQTDAIVQYLVSKRWTNILALQGPLAQDAAIIQALRESVGFFGADIVEVRPFVLSADPRRRDQNNVALVTEGTNYDVVFVADSDGEFARSVPYQTNPPRPVVGSAGLVAEAWHWAWERQGAPQVNARFEAANNRRMHRFDWAAWAAVRAVTQSVLRSQSTEFEPVRDYLLGERMNLDGSKGNPMSVRAWDHQMRQGMLLAAGNVVVGLAPIEGFLHQTNDLDTLGVDAPRTACQF is encoded by the coding sequence ATGATGAGCCCGCATAAGATCTCTCTCGCGGCGCTGGCATGGGTGCTGGCGGCATGTCTGACATCGGCGCCGGCCACGGCCCAGGAGGCGGCGTCTGCTGAGCAGGTTCGGATCGGTTATGTCGATCTCGAAGACAGTCCGCGGTACGATCCCTTTCTTGCCAACTTCCTCGTGCCCCAGCGCCCATGGGGACGCAGCATGGCCGGTGCCCTGCTCGGAATTGCCGATGGCCAGCAGATCGGCCAGGTCATCGGGGTCGAGTTCGGGTTGCGCGAGGCGCACGGGAGCACGGTCGACGAGCTTGCCGCAACGGTTGGCGAATGGGCCCAAGACGGCGTTCATTTCATCATCGCCGATCTGCCTTCAGAACAATTGCTGGCCCTTTCGGAGGCTCTGCGGGACCAGCCTGTGATACTGCTCAACGTTTCGGCGCAGCAAGACGAGTTGCGCGGCGCCAATTGCCGGGTCAACATCGTGCACGTGATCCCGAGTTACCGCATGCAGACAGACGCGATCGTGCAGTATCTGGTGTCCAAGCGCTGGACCAACATCCTTGCCCTGCAGGGTCCGCTGGCGCAGGATGCGGCGATCATCCAAGCGCTTCGGGAATCTGTTGGTTTCTTCGGCGCCGATATTGTTGAAGTGCGACCGTTCGTGCTTTCCGCCGATCCGCGCCGACGCGATCAAAACAACGTCGCGCTGGTGACCGAAGGTACCAATTACGACGTTGTCTTTGTTGCCGACAGCGACGGCGAATTCGCGCGCAGCGTGCCCTACCAGACCAATCCGCCACGTCCGGTGGTCGGTTCGGCCGGCCTTGTCGCCGAAGCCTGGCACTGGGCGTGGGAACGACAAGGCGCGCCGCAGGTCAATGCACGGTTCGAGGCCGCCAACAACCGGCGCATGCACCGGTTTGACTGGGCCGCCTGGGCTGCGGTCCGGGCCGTGACGCAGTCTGTGTTGCGTTCGCAATCTACTGAGTTCGAGCCGGTGCGCGATTACCTGCTCGGTGAGCGCATGAATCTCGATGGGTCCAAGGGTAATCCCATGAGCGTACGCGCTTGGGACCACCAGATGCGCCAAGGCATGCTGCTGGCGGCAGGCAATGTGGTGGTCGGCCTGGCACCGATTGAAGGCTTCCTCCATCAGACCAATGATCTCGACACTTTGGGGGTCGACGCGCCGCGCACGGCATGCCAATTCTGA